Within Haematobia irritans isolate KBUSLIRL chromosome 2, ASM5000362v1, whole genome shotgun sequence, the genomic segment aaaatatattctaacatattaacataatatattctaacatattaacgtatgtgtcccaaacatttagtgttagtttaggaacattacatgtttgcacttaaatatattgtgtttaaaaattgtgcccgaaacacatacattttgtttatatcggaacatatgaaaaacatatttttctaacagtgtagttgaACTgccctgcttgggagaatatctgtcaccaaacccccctgaaatttgaaaggaaactacaatatttgattcatggtggtgggtatttaagattcggcccggccaaacttactgctgtatatacttgttttcattgtgTTCGGCCTTAACAGGTACCTATTTCAATTATAGTCAAATTAGTAATGTATTTCACTTACCTTGCCAACGGTCCATAACGTCGTAGTGATAAAGGTCCAGTTTCAAAGCTCCAATATCCaacatcagaaaaatttaatgaaggTTCATGAATTCTGCAACTTAACTCATGCGAACACTTTACCAACATATGCATACAGTGGGTACATATTGCCCCCATTATTAATGTTCCAAATAATCCCATGTATAGACCAGCATTTTTAAACGCATCCGGCATTGCGAGTATTCCCGTGCCAATATTGCCCTTTAATAAATGTATCATAGTATCCAAGTTTGATGTAGGATGCTCTAAACTACGATGCATTATAGGATTGTAATCTGATGTATCCGAATTATTGACTGtgaaattgaaatcaaaatgCATGTATTAAACATAAGTCCTGCCACATGGACCGTATTAATTTGTTTACCTTGCGTTTCGTCATTTTGGACATTAACAACCATATTCTCAGGTGAGTTACGAATGTCTGGGCGGGGTAAAGTATTTGAAGCGATCTCGGTACTTTCAGTTCGCAATAAAGGCTGTCTTTCTGACATTTTGGAGTCAGCATTctgttcgaagtaaaaaataaagcaatatataataaacattaaacaTTATCAAAAACCAATAATGTTGACATTTGGAAGATTGTGTaaatgaaatatggataaacgaATACAATCTGTAGAATATGAGTTTTATAttaatatgaatttaaaaaatttaatatctgactaattgcatattccccacacatttctcacttccacgaggtttttagttcttagcacctttttctgtaatacaaacaattttgaagaaattgttcaattttataaatttattaaatttttgcctttcgcctggacggagaatcgaaccgaggaccatacagtttgtaagccaacacactatacactgggctacgtagcagttgtcatcaatagataattatcgttataagttatatttat encodes:
- the LOC142225729 gene encoding proton-coupled amino acid transporter-like protein pathetic isoform X2, translated to MSERQPLLRTESTEIASNTLPRPDIRNSPENMVVNVQNDETQVNNSDTSDYNPIMHRSLEHPTSNLDTMIHLLKGNIGTGILAMPDAFKNAGLYMGLFGTLIMGAICTHCMHMLVKCSHELSCRIHEPSLNFSDVGYWSFETGPLSLRRYGPLASDQFYFVKLTNLSHQLHHFIKYIRICLQSKEFAKYHQYNTKYYTASP
- the LOC142225729 gene encoding proton-coupled amino acid transporter-like protein pathetic isoform X3; the encoded protein is MEEQTQLANLQNADSKMSERQPLLRTESTEIASNTLPRPDIRNSPENMVVNVQNDETQVNNSDTSDYNPIMHRSLEHPTSNLDTMIHLLKGNIGTGILAMPDAFKNAGLYMGLFGTLIMGAICTHCMHMLVKCSHELSCRIHEPSLNFSDVGYWSFETGPLSLRRYGPLARICKVSSI
- the LOC142225729 gene encoding proton-coupled amino acid transporter-like protein acs isoform X1 translates to MEEQTQLANLQNADSKMSERQPLLRTESTEIASNTLPRPDIRNSPENMVVNVQNDETQVNNSDTSDYNPIMHRSLEHPTSNLDTMIHLLKGNIGTGILAMPDAFKNAGLYMGLFGTLIMGAICTHCMHMLVKCSHELSCRIHEPSLNFSDVGYWSFETGPLSLRRYGPLASDQFYFVKLTNLSHQLHHFIKYIRICLQSKEFAKYHQYNTKYYTASP